The genomic region CTGAGTTTTGTTACGCCCTATATGCACCTTGTGGGGCTTCTCTAAATAATCAGATTTGCTGCAGAAATCCTGCTGGTTATTCAGGGTATATGGAGCTGATCCCCTGATGGATCAGATGATGAAAGTGTGTTAGGGCTGCATTATATTGACAGATGTGCTCGtgtaataaacataaacacagtccCCAGTCTGCAATGAAACAACTCACAGCTATGGGTACATATaggagaggtagacagagagagagctgtatgtgatgatgagaatgatgagaatgatgatgatgatgatgatgatgataggaTGGCAAGAGGGGATGGCTTTAGGCAGCACTGGAGGAATGCAGATTTTTCTGTCCGCTAGTGTGTGGGGTGTCGGGCGGAGACtgtggtgtggtgagtgtgaggtgaggtgaggtgaggtgaggtgtggtgtggtgtggtgtggtgaggtgtggtgtggtgtggtgtggtgtggtgaatgagtggtgaggtgaggtgtggagaggtgtggtgtggtgtggtgtggtgaggtgtggtgtggtgtggtgtggtgtggtgtggtgtggtgtggtgaggtgtggtgtggtgtggtgtggtgtggtgtagtgaggtgtggtgtggtgtggtgaggtgtgtgtgtggtgtggtgtggtgtgtgtgtggtgtggtgtgtgtgtggtgtggtgtggtgtggtgtggtgaatgtgtgatgaggtgtggtgaagtgtggtgtggtgtggtgtggtgaggtgtagtgtggtgtggtgtggtgtggtgactgaggtgaggtgtgtgatgaatgtgtgatgtggtgtggtgtggtgaggtgtggtgtggtgaggtgtggtgtggtgtggtgcggtgcggtgtggtgtggtgaattGTGGTGTGGTATGTAGACTGTGGGGAAGGCTTGCTGTGGGTATGAGAGCAGCGCCGCTGGTTGCTGTGTGGAGCAGCCATCCGTTGAAGTACTGCTGACTCAGGCAGACATCTGTAATCTAATGCAGGGCTAATGGAGGAGACGACGCAGGGGCTCCCTCTGATGCTAtgcacctcttcctctctctctctctcgctctctctctctctcgctctctctctcgctctctccagccctctttttctgtctctctcttcctctctttttttgttctctgtcACTATCCTTTTATATCCCTTTGTCTCAAGTCTTCTCATACACTGTAAGATGCTAAGAAcgtgcacacaaatacaagcccccaccccaccccaacacacacacacacacacacacacacacacacacacacacacacacacacacacacacattccattaaCAGTACTTTAGAGTTAATGGATCCTATGCTCTCAGGTATCTGGCCCGTTTGTTTGTCTGACTAAGAGCAGTGAAGTTTATCCACAGGGTCAGCCTGCAATCAACCAGCACCTAGTGCCCATGTGCCACCGAGGGGCAACCACATCCAGTCCTGAGAGAGGTTGCAGAGGTTGTGCATGGAAggaaaaagggaggagagagaaacagagggatgaAAGGGACACGTgaagagagggtaagagagaaaaggaatgaGAGATGGGCTGAAAAGAGGTTTGAAGGGAACACCTGGGTGTTTTATAGAAAGAattgaaggagagaaagagagggagagatgcatgAAGGGGAGTTTTACCAATAGTGCAAAACAACAGAGACGGAAAGGGAGGATtactgaagaaagagagagagaaagaaagaggcagatagagagagagagagagaagagagagagagaagagagggagagagaagagagagtccACAGAGGTGTGTCATCTGCACTGCAGCCTGGATGAGTGTACTCAGAAACGCCCCTTTCATGTCAGCTCACGtttcccctccactctcctccccatcgctcctccactctcctccccatcgctcctccactctcctcccatcatccctccactctcctccccatcactgctccactctcctccccatcgctactccactctcctccccatcGCTCCTGCACTCTCCTCCCCATCATCCCTGCACTCTCCTCCCCATcatccctgctctctcctccccatcatccctgctctctcctccccatcgctcctccactcctccccatCATCCCTGCACTCTCCACCCCATcgctcctccactctcctccccatcaTCCCTGCACTCTCCTCCCCATCATCCCTGCACTCTCCTCCCCATcatccctgctctctcctccccatcatccctgctctctcctccccatcactcctccactcctccccatcgctcctccactcctccccatCACTCCTGCTTACTCGTGTCAGGggttctctccctttctctaatCAAATCATTCCAATCACAAACACTTTATTGGAGTGAGATCATTGTTGCTAAAACCTGCCTTTTAgtctctcgtacacacacacacactctctctctcacacacacacactctctcacacacacacacacacacacacactcacacgttcaTGAAACCATGGTGGAAAACATCTCCCTGTGCTCACGCCTCATTTTTTCCAACTTCTACCACAGACAAAGATCGCCATTACTATGGCGACGGACGCCAAGGAAACTAAGCACGAGGCGTGTTTAGACGTAACCATATCCGACGTCCCAGGTaaactggagagaagccttttGGGCCTCTTCTTAAAGAGACAGCACCAATTTGATGACATAACAGCAAGATTACAGCATTTCTTTGGAGGACACCAGTGCTTCTGTTGTTGGTGCTGTTTCTTTAAGACTCTGCATGGTGTGGAGGCAATGGGGTGTGATCAGATATCCTTACACAAACACCCCTTTGGTTAAACGTGTGCTGTGCAAAGGCCTTTAAAATCactgtgttggcatgtgtgtgtgtgtgtgtgttttttttgtttgttttggtgtgtgtgtgtgtgttttcctcctcAGCTCCAGATCTTTCAGAAATAACCTCTTGTGATGTTTACCTCTTTACAGGAATGATAATGCAGAGTAAATACAACTGTAATAAGCCAGAAAACCTTTTCAGAGAATCCATTACTATAGTTAGAGCCCCAGGGTGATGTTCCCTGGGGTCTCTATGATGTGTCCACAACACATTCTTTTTTGATGCGGAGTTTGAAGGGATAATAGCCGACATTATGCATTTCTGTGTTCAGACCGTGTTTCAGTCATTGTACGTTTAATAGTGTATCTGAAGCCTGTGTAATCAGAGTAGTGCTGTTCCTTTCATGTGCCTGATTGTGTCTCCCTGGCTAACCCTAGATGACATCGCTCAGTTCAAGGTTCACTCAGGGTAATACGCCTGAGTGTGGAGGCTTGCAAAAGTGGggcagtgttgtgtttttttcattcttctttatttctgtgtggTGTCCCAACGTAGTAGTGCATGTGTGGGTAGTTGGTGCCACTCTCTGTTATTGTTCCTGGACAGTGCCCCCGCTCTAATCTGCCCACGGGCATCTCACATGTAGGTCAGTCTTTAGCGCAGAATGTTACTTAGTGCTGACAGTAGACAAGAGATTGATTTGATTGGCCACATTTCGTCGTTGTTGTCACAGCGGCTCAATATTTACTTGACGGCCGATAGCTGGTCGTTtagtgtgagagtctgtgtgtgtgtgtgtgtggggggggggtctgatttGTGTGCTGAGTAAAGGGTGCTGACTGTGGATTTAGCATGTGGAAGAGTGGAATGCAGGGTCGAAAAGGAGACTGATGTTGGAGGGTTGTAGGTTTGGTGATGAGTGGGTCACACACACGGAGTGAAggggagacagtgtgtgtgtgtgtgtgtgtgtgtgtgttttcggcaGAGCATGTGTCCTTTGCGCTTACACGCTTGGCTGGCTGAGCCCGCCGGGGGCGGTGCATTGTGGGTCACCATAACAGAGCACAAGCAGGGAACAGGCTGTGACATGGATGGACATGCTgtgacagagggatggagagggacaggaagaaCACTGCATCATAACTGCAGTCTTGAAGTACAGTGCGGagtgagaggtggagagagagagcaagagagggggagagagtgtatgtatgtgtgtgtgtgtgtgtatgcgcgcacGCGAgcgagcatgcgtgtgtgtgtgttagggctcaAACACTGTGGAAAACATCCAAATCGTCCAGGTTCTGAAGAATGATGAGTTCTTTCTAGGGGAGAAATGCTAACCCAGAGAGATCCATTCAGAGTAGCTTTAATAATTGGGGTTGATGAATTGTTAGGTAAGGCCGTACAGAAGTTTTATGAGGCTGGAATCTGTAATGTGGCACCTCTTGGCGGAGTGTCATTATGAATGGCCTCGTGTCCAGATCTCGTCGGCGATAGGACATTTCTCAAGCGTTTACGATCGGCAAGCTCTTAAATTCTAGATCGGCTTTCATCAGCATTGTGAGGGAGATGTTATGCAAGTAACAGAGAAGCACGTCGTGTTGGTGTATGGACCATGGTTCTGCACAGGGCAGAGGGCAATCATTCTGTTTTTGAATACAACATTTCACCAATTCTGATCAGGCCCCCCTgagcaacacaaaacaaaattgTCCTCAGGTGACAATATCGAAATTTagaaattatttaatttttttttcgaTCAAAAAAGTGCTATAACAGACACAgtcactgatgaacacacacacacacacacacacacatacacacacgcacacgcacacacacacacacacacacacacacacgcacacacacacgcacacgcacacgcacacgcacgcacacacacacacacacacacacacacacacactcacactcacatggaaGAAGAGGGCTGGGCgcacactttttttcttttatagtTTCCCACAATGGGGCCGTCCCAGTGACACTCTCAAAGTGAAACTCCACACGCGTTTCTACTTTTAGTGCGGTAAGAGATACGCCTGATGCAGAGTGCAGAGAGCGTTtgtctttactgtgtgtgtgtatgtgtgtgtgtgtgtgtgtgtgtgtgtgtgtctttactgtGTGGTGTAGTATGGCCCTGTAACCTCAGACACATCGCCTGGGCCCTCCCACCGACCCTCACagagctctctctgtgtgtgtgtgtgtgtgtgtgtgtgtgtgtgtgtgtgtgtgtgtgtgtgtttgtctgtgacgTCAGCAACACTCTTTACTCCATCATCTCACCCGAGTGGCGCAGTCATTAATAGAAAAACATTTTATCGCACGGTGCCTTAGATAattccaacagacacacactgcatgaaGGGGATGAAGTCGGTAAGACGAGACGGGAGCTTAGCGTTGAGGGGTGTTGCTGCAGCTGGGATGAATTGTGGGAAATGGATAGCTAGAGTAATTTTGGGTTGTGGTAATCTGAATTGACGATACCTCATTATTAGACTGGCCTATTGGTGTAAAGTTCACACAAAGGCAGCGTGGATTGCCTACATGTGGTTTTAGGTTGCGTCTGTTAAAAAGAACTATTATAATTCATGCTGTGGCCACTGCATGGATTTTACACTATCAGTACCAGTAACAGTAACCGTAATTGGCAAGATAAAGTTTATAGCAGTTTAGATACCACAAGGACACAATAATTCCCACGCTCATTCATAGGGTTGATGATGTGAAATGAGGAAAACTATTTGAgtgagcatttttttttcactttgaagCATAAGCATGTTAAAGAAATTTCTTCAGGAAAGCACGTGAGAGGCGTTTGACATGGGTTCTTTTTCTGTCAGTTGACTTAATAGTTGGCTGTAAAACTCGGTCTCATGGGGAAATGAAATATGAAACCAAAGGTCCTTCTGTTATCTTTCATTGATCACAAAAATGTGGTAAACTGCCGCACATGCTGTCCGCGCCAGAACAGAGTCATCTTTCCTACAGAGGCTTTCTGACAGGTAAGGCATAGGAAATATCTCATACTGATCATTTTATATTTGAGGCAAGGAGCAAGTGTTTGAGGTCATTTTCCTCACTCAGGTTAGTCTGTTGAGGTCATGGGAATTATTGTAACCTAAAACTTCATCTTTTTGTTCGTGTCCTGGGGATCCACAGTATGGCACTTATTTGTCTTAATCTTACATCTTCAAAGTAATCAAGGGATTAACACAGAATTTTCTGCTGAGCtagattatttaaaaaaaaaataaactgctgGTTCGAAGGTTTAGGGATTAGACTAGGGAATCACTGCAGGATCACTTAAAACAGACTTATAGTTAAAATGCTTTTTCACTGGAGTTGGAGTAATTCTGTATGGCATCCTTCATCTTTTCCCTTACTAGTATGACTTACTGTGTTATAGAATAGTTAGTATAAGTATAACAGTATAGGCATAGTTGGGTGGTGTGGTTCACTAAACATAACACGGATTAAGGTTGGACTGTCAGCACACTCCCTGCGTTTTCATGTGTGggtagatacaaaaaaaaaacgtattaagCTTTGATCTAtgttctaaaggacttttcgaTTTGGCTATCCCCTTTTGTGGTGCTCAGAGTTGCTTTGTCTTCTAATTGAATCAGAATACGGGGATTGTGAACACATGCTCAGACTCGTTGTGCTCAAAGTTTATTGAATGATTCACCTAGACACTTGTGTGCAGCACATTACAAATGTCAATGAGAGCAAAGGACAGAGATTATGTATCTTAAGTGATACACCCAACGACCAGTTTGGTGATATGGTTTGTAAAGAGTGATTGTGAGTAACAGATTCAGACATCTGTCAATGAGAATTATGCAATGTCTGTGGctactgagtgagtgtgtgagtgtgtaagtgccTTCCTCTGCCAGTAAACCCGAGCCCAGTGGTTCTGAggtctatctatccctcctctgTTTGTCATCCGAGTCAGGCTGGAAGTTTCTTGTTTTCATCCAGATGCAGCAAATGGAGTCTCTAGTTAGGGCTGTTCTTCAGAACAAAGTGGAATCAGAACTCCTTACTCCTTAcacagcctctgtctctctctggctgggATAAACACAGTGACATGTGAATGTATATTTTCACACACCCCACTCAGTATGAATGtgctcacagagacacactcactcactcacacacacacacacacacacacacacacacacacacacacacacacacacacacacgagatgaGGCACTAATAGGCTGATACCATATCATAAACTTGCTGAGGTGTATATCAACTCTATGCTCTGCACTTATAGAAAGGAGACGACAGGGCAAATTCCAACCTTTCCGACGTCTCTttggcaagaagaagaagagggaggggcCTTCTGAGAAGGGCTTTGACGAATCCAAACTCAAGCCCAGTCACTCTGTGGGGGATGTTTGCAATGGGGTGGTCTCAGATGATGAAGAAGCAAACCAGCATCTGAGGTGAGGCAGGCTTAACTCTTTTGGTAAAGACAGCAAGAAATGTAAGGATTCTGTATCATAATGGCAATAAATGTAAGGATTCTGTATCATATTGGCAATAAATGTAAGGATTCTGTATCATATTGGCAATAAATGTAAGGATTCTGTATCAGAATGGCAGTTCTCCTACTATGGCGCTTTGTGTACAGTTCCATGAGGTACATTGTGATCATATGTGACAATATTTCATTCACACTGTCAGGGGTATGCTGGTGTTGAATTAACTGTATTCTGGCAAGTACTATAACTTTAGTTTTCAGTGTTGCCTAACATTGAATTCGCTGTGTATAGATAACATAATGTGTCTTCAGTATAGGTCACCTGGTGATAATAAGATGCAGTCTGCTTTTCGGGTTTTGTGAAAGGTTgttatttgaactcaacagccaatcacactacacccctcctttccatgctcctgaagcaccatgctgattggctgagattatttatggctcggtctgagccactatgtctgtttccctgttacagagccaggactgtataTTTTTTGACTGccaacactgaacagacagttAGAGGACTGAGGGGAGCAATTTGCAAAATGTGTATGGATTAGATTGacggactacacctttaatgtGATAGAAGCAAAGCAATGATGACAATAATGTTTATAATAAGCAACTGTCTTGATGACATCAGCAGCTGTCATCACGCTCACAGTGCCAGCACTGCAGTATTGCTGTATTAGATGCTAACATGCTACCTTTTTTAGCATGTGTAACTCACTGTTGTCAACAAGCTGTTTGTTTCCAATCATCTCCTTATATGGACTGAAAATATAAAACAGGCCATAAACACTTACTACTGCATAAACACTTTCTCTGAGAATAGCAAACAGAAATAGTAACTGCAGCTTGTGATACAAACATAGAATATGACACTGGAATAGAGCGACAATACATGGACTTGTATGAGTGAGAACATTTCTATTTCCTCTGACAAAagtatgttttcatgtttccccttattttctgttctttaaatctgtctatgtctgtgttttcAGTGAAGTGAATCCCTTGGGGTCTCGAGCTTTGTCACATGACAGTATCTTCATCCCTGAGGACTCAGCTGAGAAGCCCAGCGCAGAGCACAGCATGTCTCAGGAGAATGTGTCGGATAAGGTCCGCAGCCTGCAGGTGAGTCACAGGCAGAACACGCAGTGAAATCACACTAATtgtacatacacaaaaatatacaaacacCCAAAGGCATGTGAACACTAACATACCAGGATATGTAAAATATGAAAATTGAGTACACTTTGAGTTTGTACATATCGTGTTTGTATCAGTATTTTCTTCTATCACTGAATTATCTCCTTCATTGGACACAGAGGCAGATAGCTCAAGGTATAAAGTTTGGCCAGAAACCTCCATcgaggaagagtgagggtgatGAAGGCAGTTCAGATGAAGAAGAGGTCCCCGGAAGTCCTCTGAAGGTGATGGCACAGGTGGAAACTGAGCCTGCTGATGTTGAAACCAAGGTATATATCTGTTATAGttcagtgtgctgtgctgttaccagtatgtatgtaaatgcGATGACAATGCACTGTTCACACTCCCCAGCTGTGGCTATGAGTATGAGTATTCTCGTTGCATGTTCCTCCCAGCTGTGGCTATGAGTATGGAGTacgagtatgagtatgagtattcTCGTTGCACTGTTCCTCCCAGGCTGCCGCACATGGAACACCTGGGAAGTCGCCTCGTTCCAAGCGCGTTCTCCCGCCAGAGGGCACAATCGAATCGATCAATCTGGACGCCGTTCCCCAGTCCGGCCCTCGACTGGATAACGCAGCAGCGAAACACAAACTCTCAGTCAAGCCGAAAAACCAGAGAGTGTCCAGAAAGCACCGCAGGTTCACTCAGGTAAAGAGGGGAAAAAGGTTATGGTTATACCTCCTACATTTACTTTAGTAAAATCTTACACACAATGACTTACTAACAACATCCAGAGACAAGCCATGTTGGGATGACTCGTGTACTGTGCTGTTTCTGGAGAAGCCTATGAATAAAATAGCTTTAATAAAATGGTTTAAATGGCTGCCTTAAATAATGgtttaaatattgatgaatattgacaatttttttctttttaaatctccCTTGCAGGAACTTCAAGATGTGGACCTCCCAGGCCTCTTGCAGGAGGAAACAGATGCACAGGGGGCTGCAGAGGAGTCCGGTGGGCCTCCAGAGCACTCTAAGAAGCAGAGGCTCCAGGAAGATGAGCAAGACCAGCTGAAACACAGGCTAAAGAGGGAGCACGaagaaggaagacagagagaagaagaaaggaagaaggcaGAGGAGTTGAGGTTAGTGGAGGAGAGACACCTCATGCTAGAGGAGGAGCGGAggcaaagggaggaggaggagagacggaagagagaacaggaggaaaggatgaaaagagaggaggaagaaagggttagaagagagctggaggagaagaggagaaaggaggaggaagaacggCAAGAAAGgaagatgagagaagaagaagaacgaaaaagaagggaggacgagagaaagagggaagaggaggaaaggaggcgTCATGAAGGTGAGCGCCTGCGcctggaagaggagaagaaaatcagagaagcagaggaggcagtgagaaaagaaaaggaggctGAAAAACGAAGACTACGGGAACTAGAGGAGaaacaaaggagagaggaggaggaacgactccgtgaggaagagagaaaacaattagctgaagaggaggaaaggatgaaggaggaggaggaggaagagaagaacagacagCAGGAAGAACGGGAGAGAGCGTCTGTGGcgggagaggagtggaagaggaaGGCAGAGGAAATGCGAtggaaagagatggaagagcgACAGCCCTTCACCTTCAAAGTCTCCTCCGGGGAGAAGCAGATCCTTTTCCAGAAGGTCAATCTGACGCCGGTTACTCCAGGCTCGGGCCAGCAGGCAGCCTCTTCTTCTGAAACAGGAGAGGGAGCTAAAGCTTCATCGTCAGCAGGTGCTGACTCGCCGACTCGCTCCTCAATATATGTGCCCCACACAGCCATCCTTGTTACCGGTGCCCAGTTGTGTGGGACTGCTGTTAATTTAGACCAGATCAAGGACACTGCCTGCAAGTCACTACTGGGCCTGGGGGCACCAACAAAAACCAAGACCTCTCCAGATCGTAAATCTGGGAAAACAAAATCCTTGAATTTGTCTGCCGCACCATCAGATCAATCCAGCGCCGCTGTGCTAGCAGAATGGGCAAGCATCCGATCCAAGATCTTTAAAGGTGTAGAGGAGGGGAAATACGAGGACAATCAAGAGCCCACACAAAGCCGAAAGGAGAACCAGAGCCGACCCACGAGTGAGGACCTCAACCAATCACCGTTCCCCCACCCCAACCTTAGAAAGACCCTGTCGGCTAGCGCCAAGTTCTCCATCACCCCGGCACGGAAGAAGTTCGGAGACTCCAACAGGAACTCCGAGATACTATGTCaagatgagagagatgacaggagcgTCGAGTCGGTCTCTCCAGAACCCTTCCGACCCGGCCCATCGccaccctcctcttcttcaAAGACCCAAACTCGGGTCACTAAAAGCGTCCGAATCTCAGACAACTCTGAGGAATGCATGTTTGCCAAAGACCTGCCTTCCTTCCTCGTCCCCAGTCCAAATCAGGGATCCCCCATTCCTCAGACGCCAGACACAGACTTCTCGAGCCAGGCGGACTCCGAGGGCTCTGACACCAGGGAGGAGGGTGATCAGAGGGACTTTGGGGGGGACGAGCAACCCTCACCTTTTGGGATCAAGTTGAGAAGGACCAATTACTCTCTCCGCTTCCACAACGATCAGTCGAcggagaaaaggaagaagagataCAGTGCTGGAGATTGTTTCGATGGGGTCCCCGGACCCCTCACCCCAATGGACCCAGAGTCAGACTCCTCTGTGTTCTCCGAAAGGTCTAGCCCTACATCCCCTCTCAGAGAGAATGTTGGTATCAAGCCCGCAACGTCACCCAGTGTTGATCCTCAAATGAAACCCAGCAGATCTCCGGTACCCTCCGTGCGAAGCGAGAGTGAGCGGTTCATCTCCAAACCCCCTGTTTATCAGAAACTCACCACAGCCCTCAAGCCCTCAGATGGTGCCCCCCCTCCGTCCTCCCTGCTCATCAAAGTGGGCAGAACGCCCCCTTCTGGTGACACAGGAGACCAGCAGAAAGGATCGCAACATTTCCTCTCCGACGATGAGCGGAGCACCGGAAAGGATGACGAAGCGTCTACATCGACCCTCTCGCCTAGAATCAGCCCCGTGGAGGaggaaacaaaagagaaaaaatctttctttccctccatcagCATTCCGTGGAGAGAGAAAACTGACAGGAAAACTGAGCTTATCAAAAAAGGTATGTCACTTCCATTTCAGTCAGTGGTTATTTCTAGCCCCACagtctgattggttgaaaaacagtaaaaacatgctgTAACAACACAGTAGTAAAAAGGCACTAAAATATTTGAAGTTATTGTAGCTCTTTTGTTTAATTGTTGTATATATGCAGTAGAACACTTGGGGTTATGTACTATTGCATGTAACATCACAGTTATCATGATCAACTCCCTTCAGCTCCTGCCTGTAACCAGATCAATTGTTGGTACAGTGCTCAAATACATTACAGTCTGGCACCATCTCATTTCAGTCTTTTGTGATTGGCTACACAAAAAATAAGATACTGGGGAAAACCAAACGTttatgtgttagcatgtgtcaTCCTTATCCAACATTATCCAACATAATTATTTCTCAGCCACAAAGACGTGGTCAGAAAATGATTGTGAAAATTGTTTATACACACAACAATTtgtgcaaataaataaacacaatatgTGATACTCTAACTGTTCATAACATGGTTAAGTTATTGTGTAGCAGGGAAACATCTAGAGACTGACAAAAGGTGCTTTGATGTAATgaattttgtattgtttgtgattccccccccccccccccccccttgtagaAAAGCCATCGCTGCAGAGTAGACACTCTCTGGACAGTTCGAAGGTGCAGGAGAAGGAGGCGGCCGGCCCACTGTGGATCACCCTGGCTCTCCAGAAACAGAAGGGGTTCAGGGAACAGCAACTGACCAGGGAGGAGCGCAAAACCCAACGGGAAGCCAAGCTGGCAGAGAAACAGTGCCGAGAAAGCGTATGTCACAAACCTGTAACTGAGTCAgggagagagtgcgtgtgtgtgtgtgtgtgtgtgtgtgtgcgtgtgcgtgtgcgtgtgcgcgtgcgcgtgcgcgtgcgcgtgcgcgtgcgcgtgcgcgtgtgtgtgtgtgtgagtgtgtgtgcgtgtgtgttggttagcGTCAGCATCTCTGTGATGTAcactacatcagtagccacagatGTAATACAATCAAACTTCTCATTGGAAGAGCTCAACAATATAATGCATTTCAGATTTGTTTATAGTAATGTAGTGTTATACTAGAATACCGTTATTTGACAGTAT from Clupea harengus chromosome 10, Ch_v2.0.2, whole genome shotgun sequence harbors:
- the cracd gene encoding capping protein inhibiting regulator of actin dynamics isoform X2, producing MLSAPEQSHLSYRGFLTERRRQGKFQPFRRLFGKKKKREGPSEKGFDESKLKPSHSVGDVCNGVVSDDEEANQHLSEVNPLGSRALSHDSIFIPEDSAEKPSAEHSMSQENVSDKVRSLQRQIAQGIKFGQKPPSRKSEGDEGSSDEEEVPGSPLKVMAQVETEPADVETKAAAHGTPGKSPRSKRVLPPEGTIESINLDAVPQSGPRLDNAAAKHKLSVKPKNQRVSRKHRRFTQELQDVDLPGLLQEETDAQGAAEESGGPPEHSKKQRLQEDEQDQLKHRLKREHEEGRQREEERKKAEELRLVEERHLMLEEERRQREEEERRKREQEERMKREEEERVRRELEEKRRKEEEERQERKMREEEERKRREDERKREEEERRRHEGERLRLEEEKKIREAEEAVRKEKEAEKRRLRELEEKQRREEEERLREEERKQLAEEEERMKEEEEEEKNRQQEERERASVAGEEWKRKAEEMRWKEMEERQPFTFKVSSGEKQILFQKVNLTPVTPGSGQQAASSSETGEGAKASSSAGADSPTRSSIYVPHTAILVTGAQLCGTAVNLDQIKDTACKSLLGLGAPTKTKTSPDRKSGKTKSLNLSAAPSDQSSAAVLAEWASIRSKIFKGVEEGKYEDNQEPTQSRKENQSRPTSEDLNQSPFPHPNLRKTLSASAKFSITPARKKFGDSNRNSEILCQDERDDRSVESVSPEPFRPGPSPPSSSSKTQTRVTKSVRISDNSEECMFAKDLPSFLVPSPNQGSPIPQTPDTDFSSQADSEGSDTREEGDQRDFGGDEQPSPFGIKLRRTNYSLRFHNDQSTEKRKKRYSAGDCFDGVPGPLTPMDPESDSSVFSERSSPTSPLRENVGIKPATSPSVDPQMKPSRSPVPSVRSESERFISKPPVYQKLTTALKPSDGAPPPSSLLIKVGRTPPSGDTGDQQKGSQHFLSDDERSTGKDDEASTSTLSPRISPVEEETKEKKSFFPSISIPWREKTDRKTELIKKEKPSLQSRHSLDSSKVQEKEAAGPLWITLALQKQKGFREQQLTREERKTQREAKLAEKQCRESVVVSPTGSKGNRNTGPPKPQTPEDGKRPESLLGRFERRENLKKANTLPSSVTVEIADSTPSPPAVKEVSKRFPPGDSQQVSTEPAWLALAKRKAKAWSDCPQIIK
- the cracd gene encoding capping protein inhibiting regulator of actin dynamics isoform X1 codes for the protein MFPKVLLKWCAALSSCAAELERRRQGKFQPFRRLFGKKKKREGPSEKGFDESKLKPSHSVGDVCNGVVSDDEEANQHLSEVNPLGSRALSHDSIFIPEDSAEKPSAEHSMSQENVSDKVRSLQRQIAQGIKFGQKPPSRKSEGDEGSSDEEEVPGSPLKVMAQVETEPADVETKAAAHGTPGKSPRSKRVLPPEGTIESINLDAVPQSGPRLDNAAAKHKLSVKPKNQRVSRKHRRFTQELQDVDLPGLLQEETDAQGAAEESGGPPEHSKKQRLQEDEQDQLKHRLKREHEEGRQREEERKKAEELRLVEERHLMLEEERRQREEEERRKREQEERMKREEEERVRRELEEKRRKEEEERQERKMREEEERKRREDERKREEEERRRHEGERLRLEEEKKIREAEEAVRKEKEAEKRRLRELEEKQRREEEERLREEERKQLAEEEERMKEEEEEEKNRQQEERERASVAGEEWKRKAEEMRWKEMEERQPFTFKVSSGEKQILFQKVNLTPVTPGSGQQAASSSETGEGAKASSSAGADSPTRSSIYVPHTAILVTGAQLCGTAVNLDQIKDTACKSLLGLGAPTKTKTSPDRKSGKTKSLNLSAAPSDQSSAAVLAEWASIRSKIFKGVEEGKYEDNQEPTQSRKENQSRPTSEDLNQSPFPHPNLRKTLSASAKFSITPARKKFGDSNRNSEILCQDERDDRSVESVSPEPFRPGPSPPSSSSKTQTRVTKSVRISDNSEECMFAKDLPSFLVPSPNQGSPIPQTPDTDFSSQADSEGSDTREEGDQRDFGGDEQPSPFGIKLRRTNYSLRFHNDQSTEKRKKRYSAGDCFDGVPGPLTPMDPESDSSVFSERSSPTSPLRENVGIKPATSPSVDPQMKPSRSPVPSVRSESERFISKPPVYQKLTTALKPSDGAPPPSSLLIKVGRTPPSGDTGDQQKGSQHFLSDDERSTGKDDEASTSTLSPRISPVEEETKEKKSFFPSISIPWREKTDRKTELIKKEKPSLQSRHSLDSSKVQEKEAAGPLWITLALQKQKGFREQQLTREERKTQREAKLAEKQCRESVVVSPTGSKGNRNTGPPKPQTPEDGKRPESLLGRFERRENLKKANTLPSSVTVEIADSTPSPPAVKEVSKRFPPGDSQQVSTEPAWLALAKRKAKAWSDCPQIIK